From Chloroflexota bacterium:
TGCCTGGTTTGGAGAACCCCAAGTCTCGCTGGAGACGATGTTTGAGCGCATTACACAAGCAGTGGATGACGGGCAGTGAGGAAAGCGACTTATTCGGCCAGTATCCAGCCGCGGTCGACGCCTCGATTTCCGCTTCTGATGCAGTGGTAGTATTATTGGGCGATCTCTCCACCAGACGTCCGATATGGCCCGGCTCACAGCCGGTGGTTCCCGGAAAGAAACAAGAAAGATAAGCATGAAACTTGGCAAAGTTGACCGCCGACTGCTGACCATTCTGTTGATTGTTTTCGTGCAGATGGTCGGCGCGGCCATGATCATGCCGATCCTGCCGCTGTATGCTCAGCGGGAGTTCGACATGTCTCCTCAGGTGATCACGCTGTTGGGAACGGCGTTTTTTGCCGCTCAATTCATCGCGGGTCCCTACCTGGGCCGGCTTTCGGACAAATATGGTCGTGTACCTGTGCTGATTGTCAGTCAAATCGGCACGGCTATCAGCTTTCTTATGCTGGCTTTTGCTCCAAGCGTCGGGATACTTTTTCTGGCGCGTATTGTCGATGGGATCACCGGCGGCAATATCATCGTCGCTCAGGCCTATTTGACTGACATCACACCCAGGGAGCGGCGTACCGAGGCGCTTGGTTATATCTTCGCCGTTTTTGGGCTGGGCTTTATCATCGGTCCGGCGCTGGGAGGCATACTGGCGGCGGCATTTGGACCCAGGGTGCCCTACATGATCGCGGCCGTGGTTGCGGGGATCGTGGTTCTGTTGACCTGGTTCACGCTGGACGAATCGTTGACACCGGAGCAACGGGAGCATAACCGTGCCTACAAAAAAGCCAGTCTTCGTCCGGGGCAGATTCTTCGAAATGGTCCGCTGGTATTGATGCTGATCATTGCGTTTGTAGGCCAGTTTGGCATGGGGATGTTGCAATCCACTTTTGCGCTGTTCGGCGCTGCTGTGCTCTTCGATGGC
This genomic window contains:
- a CDS encoding MFS transporter, with amino-acid sequence MKLGKVDRRLLTILLIVFVQMVGAAMIMPILPLYAQREFDMSPQVITLLGTAFFAAQFIAGPYLGRLSDKYGRVPVLIVSQIGTAISFLMLAFAPSVGILFLARIVDGITGGNIIVAQAYLTDITPRERRTEALGYIFAVFGLGFIIGPALGGILAAAFGPRVPYMIAAVVAGIVVLLTWFTLDESLTPEQREHNRAYKKASLRPGQILRNGPLVLMLIIAFVGQFGMGMLQSTFALFGAAVLFDGSSDKTVNLGIGLLLAVIGLSQFVTQAFLLRPLLRRYQEPWLVVGGNILRTFGFVLLAIIATPVLGALAGMFVAVGMALIMPPLQSMSTTTVDDELRGGVLGIYQSTLSLAIIFSSAIAGVIFARDPSYPFWAAALLSAVVMVPAVMLLRQYQNTPPKATPAAIGPD